The sequence below is a genomic window from Salminus brasiliensis chromosome 6, fSalBra1.hap2, whole genome shotgun sequence.
AGACTCCGTGAAGGAATGTGGAGGTGTGGCGAGGTGATCGGGGGTCATTAGAAAGGTCCTCTGAAGTTCCAGCAGTAGATTTTGAGTTGACGTTGTTGGTGCTGCCTGAAAATGAAGCCGAAATGAAAGTGGAAGGGAAGGGAAGTAGGGCAAAGTTGACAAGTACAGCCTGTGTCTACTGGGTtagtgtgggtgggggggtACTGTAGAAATGATTGACAGCTACACAACACAAGCTCTGCCCATTCATATAAAATATAGTCTATAGTGTGTATGATGTATAACAGTGTCTTATAGGCTGTATAGGATAAGACAGTCCACTGTAAAATGTATACAAGTGTCTTACAGTTCCTATAGGATAAGACAGTCCTCTGTATAATGTTTACGAGTGTCTTCTAGCTCTTCTAGCTTAAGAAAGTCCtctgtataatgtatattaGTGTCTCATAGTTTCTATAGGATAAGACAGTCCtctgtataatgtatattaGTGTCTCATAGTTTCTATAGGATAAGACAGTCCtctgtataatgtatattaGTGTCTTATAGTTCCTATAGGATAAGACAGTCCTCTGTATAAGGTATATTAGTGTCTCATAGTTTCTATAGGATAAGACAGTCCTCTGTTTAATGTATATTAGTGTCTTATAGTTCCTATAGGATAAGAAAGTCCtctgtataatgtatattaGTGTCTTATAGTTCCTATAGGATAGGAAAGTCCTCTGTATAATGTATATGAGTGTCTTACAGTTCCTATAGGATAAGACAGTCCTCTGTATAATGTTTACGAGTGTCTTCTAGCTCTTATAGCTTAAAGTCCtctgtataatgtatattaGTGTCTTTTAGTTCCTATAGGATAAGACAGTCCtctgtataatgtatattaGTGTCTTATAGTTCCTATAGGATAAGACAGTCCtctgtataatgtatattaGTGTCTTATAGTTCCTATAGGATAAGAAAGTCCTCTGTATAATGTATACGAGTGTCTTATAGTTCCTATAGGATAAGAAAGTCCtctgtataatgtatattaGTGTCTTATAGTTCCTATAGGATAAGACAGTCCTCTGTTTAATGTATATTAGTGTCTTATAGTTCCTATAGGATAAGACAGTCCTCTGTATAATGTATACGAGTGTCTTACAGTTCCTATAGGATAAGAAAGTCCTCTGTATAATGTATACGAGTGTCTTATAGTTCCTATAGGATAAGAAAGTCCtctgtataatgtatattaGTGTCTTATAGTTCCTATAGGATAAGACAGTCCTCTGTATAATGTATACAAGTGTCTTATAGGCCTTATAGGGATAAGACAGTCCTCTGTATAATAAATATGAGTGTCTTATAGgctgtaagataagataagatagtcctttattagtcccgcagtggggactAAGACAGATAAGACAGTCCTCTGTATAATAAATATGAGTGTCTTATAGGCTGTATAAGATAAGACAGTCCtctgtataatgtatattaGTGTCTTATAGTTCTTATAGTATCCTACCCTATACTGTGCCTATAGTATTATCTGTATAAACTGTATAATGAACTGTAGTGATCCTCTGAATGTAGTCCACAGTTCAGACTGTTACCACCATCTTCTTTACCAGATCTTCTGGCACCAGTTTGATTTGACACAATAGGTAATGAGGTGAAGCATGATTTTGTTGGTCAAAAttatttagccccgcccactagTACTTTAAGTTAAGTCTGGAAGTGTCTTCTGGTCGTTTAGGGGTTAATATGGGCAGGCCCATACAGAACATCTCACGTCCACTACTGAGCTGGACTGTAAGGGTCCAGCAGCTGAGCTGGACAGTCCAGAtgaatgaagtgcagctttgtaaaagttatgatcactgaaCTCTGCCTGAACCTCATTCAACACTTCTGCTGAGTTTTAACTGACTCCTCCTCCTCTCGGCTCAGGGGGCGAGCAGGGTGAGTAAGCGGTGAACTTCGCTCGATGAGCTGTCAGCAGTTAGGCAATGCAGTGATGACGCCCTGTCTGACGGGTTTTCACATTTGTGAATGGTGGCGAGTAACAACATGCCGCAGGGTGAAAACCCAATAAAGTCCAAATCAGGAATGATAGATGTGGTGGAGAGGTTCTCAGAGCCCAAATCTGAGCTTCTGGACAATCAACCATCTAAAATATGACTTAATTTGTCATTTATGTAATGTTAGGGTCACATGAGACGCCCCGCCCAAAATTAGCTTCAAATGATATGATCATCTGAACATTCATATTGAACcattcatacactatatgtccaaatatttgtggacaccccttctaatgaatgaatttagctactttaggttgctcccattgctgctctgtaaaaaaaaaaaaggccaatagaataggactgtctggggcagataaacactgatgaccctattggcaccatgctgcctaatgccaggtgtgggctagaggggtatgaagccccccagcatagaaactgtgttctctggcgtgatggtggtggagctccatcccgTACTTTcagtgggatgagttggggataatgaggtggggtggtgatcatcatccaacatcctgacctcactaaagctcttgttgctgaatgcagtccatcaaatcctcacagcaatgctcctcctccaagatctagtagaaagtcttcctctctggacagtgagacagttactccaacaaaagcagcatcagctctttttttactACCTTTAAATTTCAGAAGAagcgatgaatgagcaggtgtcccaatacttttgtcaattgaGTGTATAGTCACATCCATTCACATTCATAGAGagaccactgaagaaccttGTTAAGCAGACTGTGTTTGCACACTGAGACCAAGCGATTAAGCCAATGGAGTCAGATGAGGTTCTGCTGGATTAGGATAGAACCCTGAAGCCACACTGGACCTTTATGTTATGTAGAATCAGCGTGACCCCCGCTGTAGCCTGGTCAGAGCATGCTCTGTGAGGGGAGGGGTGGTCTCTCTGTTGTGGTTTAGCAGGACCGTTACCGGATGCACATTTTTGGGATAGTTGTCAGGCCTCTCAGGGTAAACACAGAGGAGCAGGGCCGAGCTTTAGAGAGGTTCTTCCCCACAGAGGAGCTACTGTCTGACGCTCACACATCCTTGCCTTGTGATCGGCACACTGTAGattcacatttcacacacacacacacacacacacacacacacacacacactggaatgGTTTCAGCAGTGTTTCAGTGACCGGCCGGTGCTGGAGGTTTGCTGCTGTGGGGCAGTGATACCGACTCTGTGGGCTACAGAGCTCTGCGGTGGGGAGTGAGGTGCTCTTTGCTTCATGGACCACTCTCTTATCTTTATGGGGGGCTTATCTGTGATCACGCTACACTTTAACCCGTCACATGAGATCAGTGTTGGGTTGATTGCTTAAGAAATGATAGTTATTGATTGCTGATTGTAAACCGTGTGAGTGGAATGAGTGGCGTCAATACTGCGAGCTTTTAGACCAGGGGTTGAGACCTTGCCCcagattaaccccttaacactccaaggcctaacacacactgaggtgtagtactcagtaactacagggacttgtgTACAAACTGACGGGGCGATTCTCTGATAATGGGAGctagtaataacactttcggcctgctgGTGGGTGGACTGtagggtgtgtatatatatatatatgtatatatgtgtatatgtatgtgtatatttaaatgtataaatatatatatatatgtatatatgtgtatatgtatgtgtatatatatacacacacatatatacacatacatatacacacacatacatatttatacatatataaatatatacatatatacatatacacacatatatatacacatacgtatttatacatatataaatatatatgtatgtgtatatttatatgtatatatgtatatatacacacatacatatttatacatatataaatatatacatatatacacacatacatatatacacatacatatttatacatatgtacatatatatatatatatacacaccctaCAGTCCACCCACcagcaggccgaaagtgttattactagCTCCCATTATCAGAGAATCGCCCCGTCAGTTTGTAcacaagtccctgtagttactgagtactacacctcagtgtgtgttAGGCCTTggagtgtatatgtatatatagtgtatatgtatatatagggtatatgtatatatagggTATATGTATATAGAGTAAGACAGTATCGATATAttaaagtattgtgatattttgttttgcaatactgtatcgattctccaGTTGAGTTGATTATAAATGAATTGTTTAGATTACACATAACGTTTTTGTTTGCAAACTTTATTataaaaccaaacatttaaacaaccagtaaaatcCAGCTGTAAATAGTTCTTATTATTGAACAAAAGTTTAATGAACCTTTAGCACTTCCACTTTCCATTTGGGGTttttatattctgaaagcagaagCTGAgctcagcagcttgtttaaaggaaacactGAAGCTTAGTAGTCAATAGAGACCAGacgagctctgtgtgtgtgtgtgtgtgtgtgtgtgtgtgtgtgtgtgtgtgtgtgtgtgtgtgtgtgtgtgtgtgtatgcaacaTAGTGGACAAAGGTTTGTGCACCTCCCTTGCGTTATCTTGATGCCACCACACTGACAATACCCTTTATGTGGGATAACAGAATAAAATAACCAccagagataccatagcaaccatctagcaaccccTTCAGCAACAACTGGAAATACTTTagaaactgcttagcaacaccaggGCAACTGCAGACCCCCTGGCTATACATTACGGATCGCCAGACCCACTTTTTAGACGAGTGAAGTTTGCCTGATGTGCCTCTGCGTGGGTTCTGACCGCAGGTGAGTGTAGGAACGGTATTTACCCAGAACGTCCTCTGTGTGGTTAGGCATCTTAATGGCCCCCTCAATAAGGTGTGTATTGGCTTCAGGAGAAGTGATCCATGACTCTGGAGAAGATGGAGAAGACAAAtgacacaatatggacaaaagtattgggacacccgctcatttattgcttcttctgaattcaagggtattgaaaagagACATATCTTGCAATTATTggctcttattgatgtagcgcagtATAgacacccagaccgggaatcaaacctcAGTCTCCAACAGCTTAGTAGGAGGTAGTGGCGTTATAGCatgggtgtatatatatatatatgtgttatgtaaaagatatatacatatagccagtgtatatatataatatcaatatgtatttatactatgacagttttaataaaaagctggcatatatatatatatatatatatatatatatatatatatatatatatatatatataccagctttttaaaattaaaactgtcatagtataaatACATATTGATATACATCAAATCTGAGTTAAAGAAAAGTTAACTTTTTAGCccatcagaacagtgggatcggAAAAccacactgccctctagtggtcagtgtttaaacactacactaaatgaaccactgtctgacaccaatttttacatttaaactgttcattaataatcaacactgtgtttttgagaatcgatacattATTGCAAAACGGAATATCACAATACCTTGATACTTTGATTTATCCAATATTTTTGTACACCCCTATGCTTCCTTCCTGTTTTATCTTACCAGCTGCTCCAGCATGGTTGTCTTTTCCATTGCGTTTTTCTTATATgtcatgtatatgtatatgtatatgtatatgtacaatATATGTGTATGGTGCAGCTATTTCTGCATCATTTCTACTTGTATTCATTACTTTTGTGTATTCACAGGTTATCTCACTCCATCATGGCAGAGAATGCAAAATCGAGCGACGCAGACTCTCAGGAGCCTCAGGTGAGTCCTGCCAATGCTTCCCACAGTAATACCTGTGTAGTGATTGGCCTGCTATTGAGAGTGACCTGTGGAGTAACGCTGTTGTGACCGAAGTGCTGCCAGTACACTGCAGCTGTGTGTTCCTATACCTGCCTCTTACTCTCCTCTGTGAGTCAGTTCCTCTACCTGCAATCTTGGTTTCCTGTTTAGAGTGTGATGTCTCGGGTGGGAAACCTTCCCCTAGTCAGCTCTGCGTGTGGTGTGGTGTCCAGCGCCTACAGCAGCACTAAGGACAGCGTACCCATCCTCAGGGGGGTGATGGACGCTGCTGAGAGCGGAGTCCGGACACTGGGGGCGGCGGCCAGCACGGGTACCAGGCCCATACTGGACAGACTGGAGCcacagagtgagagagctaATTCTGCCTTCATTTCTCACTGACTTCTCCTGCTTTCTCGTAAACGTTGTATCGACATCATGAGGGTTCACCTCCATGTGGTCTCACATTCAAGAACATGCCTGAAAAATTGAGAAATggaacatttgaacatttaatacattctgtttatcaaataaatatatcaaatatcaaataaaaattagctattaataatatttgtaGAAATAGTATTACAatcattaatttattaatttatttatttatttacttgctTGTTTCGCAGTTGCCATGGTGAGCGAGTATGCCATGAAAGGGTTGGACAAGGTGGAGGAAAAACTTCCAGTGTTACACCAGCCAGCAGACAAGGTAACGCTGAACAGTCCGAGAAGCAAACTTACAGCTCTTCCTCTTTAATACATGGCTTTATGTGCTCAATaaaatcatatataatataaaatcaaGGATCAatgagactttattgtcatttgcatcacatgtggtacatgagGTGGAACAAAATTCCAGATCTCATGGTCCCAGTTGCACCCAAAAATcaataaattgaataaataaaatagtaataataatatgtgtgtgtatatatatatatatatactgtgtgcTCAGACAGTCTAGCTAAAAATGCAGAGCCAGGCGGAAGCACAGACATGAGCGCTCCTATGGGACATCAGTGCCCTCCACCCAAggcctgtgtgaatgtgtgagatCAGTGGGACGACAGCACCAACATTGCAGCTGACCAATTCTGGTGTTCCCACTTTGATCCATCATGGAAGATAAAATTTATCGTTTTGTTTACGTTTCGATAATTGtgcaaaacatttaaaaaacagttAACTGAAGACTTTGGGGTGTTGGGGTTTACCACAGCTGATTTGAGAATCTTTTATCTGTGTTTTAGGGCGAATCTGACCAACATACATCCCCCTTTTCATGTCCCagattagcattgttagcattgtcccagggtACTGTATGTAAGGCTGATATATTGAGCCACAGGCTTTCCAGACTTTCCGAGTAGGAAATTAAACCTGCGTGGTGTACCAGTTAATATAacatcccagttcaaatggaACACAGCAGCGCTACCAAAGGCCTGTTGATGCTTACAGTGCTTGCAGCGCTCCCACCAGGCAGTTTCGGACAGAAGATAGCGTTATTAAAGGAGTTATTAATGTGTTATTAATGTGCTATGAATGTGtgattaatgtattattaatatattattaatgagTTATTAAAAGGTTATTGATGGCTTTTAATGAGTTATTAACGGGTTATTAATGGGTTATTAATGGGTTATTAATGAACACAACCCTGTCCTGTATTTCCTCAGTTGGTGTCTGAAACGGTGGACAAGGTGTACCAGTCTGTGACTGGGGCGAAGGAGGCTGTGGTCGGGGCAGTGATGGGGGGTGTGGAGATGACCCGTACGGCTGTAAGCGGGGGCATTAACACAGTCATGGGCACCAGGGTGGGTCAGATGGTCAGCAGTGGAGTGGGACTTGCTCTGACCCGCTCTGAGGACTGGGTGGACCAGTACCTCCCGCTTACTGAGAAAGAACTGGGTGAGTGCTGCCTCTAAATGATCAAGAGTCAGCTGCCTTCATTCCTCAATTTTGTATTTGTGAAACGTTTTCCCTTCCTCCTCAGCCGCTCTGTCTGAGCCTCTGCCGAACGAAGAAGGCGGAGCCGTGCTAAGCTCCTCCCCCAGCTACTTTGTCCGTCTGGGTAAGCTGTCGGCCCGGGTCAGAGAGCGAGCGTTGGAGCTGTCACTAAACAAGGCCAGAAACGCCCGGGACACCACACATGCAGCTGTCACCCAAATCACGAGCACACTGGACCTGCTGGAGAACGCCCGTAGCGCCAGCTGGCTAGGGGGCGCTCCCGAGCAGCTGCTGAAGCGCTGGAAGGAGTGGAGAGACGGGCTGCCCAAAGAAggggcagaggaggtggagatgGACGTGGGGAAAGGCCAGGAAGAGGTAAGCGTAAATCGTAAAAAGAGAACTGCTGTTTTAAAGTCAATCTGAAGTGAGAAAAGACCCCAAGGAATAGTAcaattaatggacaaaagtattgggacacctgctcattcattgtttcttctgaaatcaaggatattaaaagagtttctcctgcttttgttggagtaactgtctctactgtccagagaagaagactttctactagatttaggaggaggatcattgctgtgaggatttgattgattgcattcagcgaaaagagcagtgttagtgaggtcaggatgttggatgattatcaccaccccacctcatcatccccaactcatcccatttaaagtactggatggagctccaccaccatcattccagagaacacagttcttccactgctccacagctcaatgctggagggctttatacccctctactagcccatgcctggcattattaggcagcatggagacAATAGGCTCATCAAtgatcatctgctccagaggctgtaattgacatcataggtagactcaactatgagagacaaaacgagaaagaaaaatctgaaaatcacattgtctgacttttaaagaatttatttgcaaataatggtggaaaataagtatttggtcgcctacaaacaagcaagatttctgtctgtcacagacctgtaacttcttctttaagaggcttctctgtcctccactcattacctgtattaatggcacctgtttgaactggttaacagaataaaagacacctgcccacaacctcaaacagtcccactccaaactccactatggtgaagaccaaagagctgtggaaggacaccagaaacagacctgtagacctgcaccaggctggaagactgaatctgcaataggcagcagcttggtgtgaagaaatctactgtggagcaataatcagaaaatgggagacctacaagaccactgctaatctccctcaatcatgggctccacgcaagatctcagcccgtggggtcaaaatgatcacaagaacagtgagcaaaaatcccagaaccacacagggggacctagtgaatgacctgcagaaagctgggaccaacgttacaaaggctaccgtcagtaacacactacgccaccagggactcagatcttgcagtgtcagacgtgttcccctgcttaagccagtacatatccggcgcgtctgaagtttcctagagagcatttggatgttctggaagagttttgggagaatgtcttatggtcagataaaaccaaagtagaaacacaactcgctgtgattggaggagagtgaatgctgagttgcatccaaagaacaccatgaacatcaactgtgaagcatgggggtggaaccatcatgctttggggctgtttctctgcaaagggactaggacgactggtccgtgtacatgaaagaatgaatggggccgtgtattgtgagattttgagtgcaaacctcattccatcagcaagggcattgaagatgaaacgtggctgggtctttcagcatgacaatgatcccaagcacactgccagggcaacaaaggagtggcttcgtaagaagcatttcaaggtcctggagtggcctagccagtctccagatctcaatcccatagaaaacctttggaaggagttgaaagtctgtgttgccgccgacagccccaaaacatcactgctctagaggagatctgcatggaggaatgggccaacataccagcaacagtgtgtgccaaccttgtgaagacttacagaaaatgtttgacctctgtcattgccaacaaaggatacaTAACAAAGTACTGAGATGAACTTttattattgaccaaatacttattttacaccattatttgcaaataaatagacaatgtgattttctgaatttttacagcctctcttatctttttaagtgggagaacttgcacaattggtgactgactaaatacttttttttcccccactgtatatatgccTTTTCAGCCTATAGAATTTAGTCCCGCCCACTCAGACTGAActgaggagtgtttcagcccacaCTGCCTGTTGAATGAGGCTCACTACAGGGCAGCCAGTGTTTTTGCGTTAGTGTAGGAGTGCAGTGGGGCCTCCAGAGATGTGATCTGTCCCTGAATCTGAGTGGATTCAGAATGCAGAGCTCCATTCTGTAGAGActtccccagtcagagctggagttctacagtggaggttctagataatctcccccagtcagagctgtggttctacagtggaggttctagataagctcccccagtcagagctggagttctacagtggaggtgaagggaagcagacatctgaagctctaataaaagctcctcacagaaagttcttcacctaatggtgatgaagacgctgcctgatgcctgagacactgttctaccagagttctgagaagagttcggctctagaacctgcttttaaaatcagatcattaaaatggtggagggatacatgctgcagggtgtagtgcggctgcagaaagtaaaaaaaagtaactAAAACTGGGTTAGTTCTGTACAATTCAGGTACTGGATTATGCTCTAATGTTCAGAACTTCAGAAGTTCTGAGAAGGGTTTCGTTGGTATATTCATAATGGAGGGATACATGCGGCATGTTGTACGACAAAGTAGTCCCCAGAGAAAACTTTAGATgataaataaaatgactataTGTGTGTTGTAGACATGGCAACCCCCGGTTCCTAtctccaccactgtaaagaaatcagagtcGGTAAGTTTCCCTACAGCGATGCACAATTGGGTAAAACAATTGGGTgtctctcactgtgagctgttgataaaactacctccaccatgtttggaggctgtactttagcctggctagctctcactgtgagttgttgatgaaactacctccaccatgtttggaggctgtactttagcctggctagctctcactgtgagctgttggtgaaactacctccaccatgtttggaggctgtacttta
It includes:
- the plin3 gene encoding mannose-6-phosphate receptor binding protein 1, translated to MAENAKSSDADSQEPQSVMSRVGNLPLVSSACGVVSSAYSSTKDSVPILRGVMDAAESGVRTLGAAASTGTRPILDRLEPQIAMVSEYAMKGLDKVEEKLPVLHQPADKLVSETVDKVYQSVTGAKEAVVGAVMGGVEMTRTAVSGGINTVMGTRVGQMVSSGVGLALTRSEDWVDQYLPLTEKELAALSEPLPNEEGGAVLSSSPSYFVRLGKLSARVRERALELSLNKARNARDTTHAAVTQITSTLDLLENARSASWLGGAPEQLLKRWKEWRDGLPKEGAEEVEMDVGKGQEEQLEGRTLSMVHGLSEQLRLASRSVVSSAQGLPGAVQEQLQNARRTAEDLHASLGKTSTLTPLLLQQSRQQLAQVRQSLDGVTEYLLNNTPLNWLVGPFSPQLTERRLSSE